In a genomic window of Gossypium arboreum isolate Shixiya-1 chromosome 9, ASM2569848v2, whole genome shotgun sequence:
- the LOC108455457 gene encoding geraniol 8-hydroxylase-like, which yields MFTNIHIPLKLKPFFDTDNREMDLLTSSLLCLLFTWFLLQAFNSFRNGRKSSQRKLPPGPWPKPIVGNLFDLGDKPHRSLAKLAQIHGPVMSLKLGSILTIVVSSETTAKEILQKQDLTFCNRTIVDAVRASQHYEVGLPWIPVSPLWRTLRKVCKTHIFASIKLDANEYLRQNKIQELIANVGESCLKGEAVNIGQVAFDTTINLLSNTVFSMDLVDPNSSIAREFKKTVRGMMDEVGTPNLADFFPFLRKIDPQGVRRRMTVRYENLLNFFGNIFDERLQSRKSQDYMASNDVLDTLLHIIEDDIEELNKNHVIHLFLVLFVAGTDTTSSTLEWAMAELLQNPQVLLKAKKELNQAIEKGKPIEESDINHLPYLQAIIKETFRMHPVVPLLLPRRAGSDAELCGFKVPKGSQVLVNVWAIGRDPSIWKNPNSFMPERFLGSEIDVKGRDFGLIPFGAGRRICPGLPLANRMLHLMLGSLINSFDWKLEGGISPNEINMEEKLAITVQMAEPLQAIPVLV from the exons ATGTTCACTAACATTCACATCCCTTTAAAACTGAAACCGTTCTTTGATACGGATAACAGAGAGATGGATTTGTTGACAAGCTCCTTGCTATGTCTGCTCTTCACTTGGTTCCTGCTTCAGGCTTTCAACTCATTTAGAAATGGACGTAAATCAAGCCAACGCAAGCTCCCACCTGGTCCTTGGCCTAAGCCAATCGTCGGCAATCTCTTCGATCTTGGGGATAAACCCCACAGATCATTGGCTAAGCTTGCTCAGATTCATGGCCCCGTTATGAGTCTTAAACTTGGCAGCATACTCACCATCGTCGTTTCATCGGAAACAACTGCAAAAGAGATTCTTCAGAAACAGGACCTCACATTCTGTAACCGAACCATTGTGGATGCTGTTAGAGCCAGCCAACATTATGAAGTTGGGCTGCCATGGATACCTGTGTCCCCACTTTGGAGAACTCTTCGCAAAGTCTGTAAGACCCATATTTTCGCTAGTATTAAGCTTGACGCCAATGAATACTTGCGTCAGAACAAGATTCAGGAACTGATTGCTAATGTTGGCGAAAGTTGCCTTAAAGGTGAAGCCGTCAACATAGGCCAAGTTGCTTTTGATACTACCATTAATTTGTTGTCCAACACTGTCTTTTCAATGGATTTGGTTGACCCAAACTCATCTATTGCTCGAGAATTCAAGAAAACAGTTAGGGGGATGATGGATGAGGTAGGGACGCCTAATTTGGCAgattttttcccttttcttagaAAGATTGATCCACAAGGAGTAAGGCGTCGGATGACTGTTCGTTACGAGAATTTGCTTAATTTTTTTGGAAATATATTTGATGAAAGATTGCAATCAAGAAAATCCCAAGATTATATGGCATCAAATGATGTTTTGGATACTCTTCTTCATATTATTGAAGACGATATTGAGGAGCTTAATAAAAATCATGTCATACATTTATTTTTG GTTTTATTTGTTGCTGGAACCGATACAACATCAAGCACATTAGAGTGGGCAATGGCGGAATTACTTCAGAACCCACAAGTTTTACTTAAAGCCAAGAAAGAACTAAACCAAGCAATCGAAAAAGGGAAACCTATCGAGGAATCAGACATAAATCATTTACCATATTTGCAAGCAATCATCAAAGAAACCTTCCGAATGCACCCGGTTGTCCCATTGTTACTCCCTCGCAGAGCTGGCTCCGATGCGGAACTTTGTGGTTTCAAAGTTCCAAAGGGTTCACAAGTGTTAGTTAACGTGTGGGCCATTGGTAGAGATCCAAGCATTtggaaaaaccctaatagttTCATGCCGGAGAGGTTTTTGGGGTCTGAAATTGATGTCAAAGGTAGGGATTTTGGGCTGATTCCATTCGGCGCTGGACGACGAATATGCCCAGGATTACCTTTGGCGAATCGAATGCTGCATTTGATGTTAGGGTCTCTTATAAACTCCTTTGATTGGAAACTTGAAGGTGGGATCTCGCCAAATGAGATAAATATGGAGGAGAAGTTAGCCATCACAGTTCAAATGGCGGAACCTTTGCAGGCAATACCTGTTCTTGTTTGA